Below is a genomic region from Primulina eburnea isolate SZY01 chromosome 9, ASM2296580v1, whole genome shotgun sequence.
TGGTCCGTTAGTTGCTACCAGGTTTGAAGCACGTGAAATATAACAGGACTTAACGGGTTCGGTGTGAATGGTTCAAACTTCAACCGTTCGGGGGGAAGTTTGGTTACATATTCCTAGTTGAAATGTGTGCCCCTTTGCAACGGTTTAATCCAAAGTGCAACAGAAACtgcaattaattttaaaaaaaattggtaaagatgttttcttttgttccattttattaattattaatataataatataaattattaaataatatgatATCATCTATTTTGGTGATATCTCGTTTATAGATATTAAAATTCCAttaaagttgagatttttttgTCAGCGTCTCAAGTTTAACACAATAGTCTATAAACTGTGTCGGTTGGATAACTAAATTGTGCTAGAAAAGTTCTGTGCGACGAGATCAACCCAAAAAATGCTAGTTGTAGAATCAAACTCGTGATCATTTTTGATGCAGTACAAAATTCAGGTGATCAGTCTATCCGGGTGGACACGCTGTTACGAGAGAATAACCCGCACTCCAGTGTCCGCAGCAGAAAATACTAGGGTCGCCACCTGTGTCACGAAACGAGATTAGAGGTATCGCGAGATACCCAACAAAAATCCTCCACTCTCGAATTAGCAAACACCCCCAAAATATGTACTCTCAAAAGTTAGATACTTATGGAGCATATGATGAGATAATGTCCTCCCAAAATGGTGAGATAGCTCATATTTATAAGCTCTTTTGATGTACCATGGGCTTTCTATTGGGCCTAATCCTCAATCAATGGCCCAATCCAATCTTTACAACACTAATCACTTAACTTATAAAAATAAACCAACTTATAGATTAATACCTATCATAAGCCCCCCACTCTGGAACACCTACATTCTAGTGAAGGTGATCGAGAGTAATAATTTACTAGAAGAAACTCTTCCCTCCACGCCCCTAAAAAATACAACAACTTAACAATACACTTACTTAATTTACTATTTTAACCCTGCAACTAGGTCAAATCCCTTTTCTCTATAAAAGGGGCCCCACACGCCTCACACCTCTCCAGCTAATCCGCCGCCATGTCAGGTATGCTCTCAGCTCTGTTTGCTTTTGGGTGATGAGTCCTTTGGGGCAGCTTGCCTTTTTCGGTGACTTTCTGTCCCCTGCAAGGTGATGGCATGACACTCTCTCGCCAATCGACTATCACCGGTGGCCTCCCCTATTCCTTCGGGTGTGGGGAACTTAAGTTTCATGTGATACGTAGAGCCTATCGCCTGAAACAAATTTAAGCTAGGACGCCCCAAAATAATGTTGTATGCTGACAGAGACTTCACGACGAGAAACTTCACCATCTTAGTGGTCCTTAGTGGGTAAGATCCCAAGGAAAGGGGAAGCACAACCTCTCCTAACGCCTCAACTACCTCCCCCGCAAATCCAACCAGAGGGGTGTTTACTGGGGCTATTTGGGCATTGTCGATTCCTAGTCTTACAAAAGCGCTATAAAAAATGATATCTGCAGAACTTCCTGAATCCACTAGTATCTTTCTCATCCAGAAATTGGAGATGGTGGCGGAGATGACTAGGGCGTCATTGTGTTCCCCACGAGGGAACTCCAGGTCACTTTCACTGAACACCATACCTTTCTTCGACTGGACTATCTCGAGTACGGTGTGTGATTTGGTACTAGTTGTGGATGGAAGTTCCTGCAGTGCTGCGCGAATCAAAGTTTTTCTCGCCCTATTCGAATCGCCACACGCCGGGCCTCCAGAAATTACTGCGATGATTCCTCCAGTAGGGAGGTTCTCCTCTATACTTTCGGGCCGTTTCCCTTGGTCATTGTTTCCTCTCAGAGGGCTGGACTTGCGCTGGAATTCCGGGCGCTTACTGCCCTGCTGATTTCGTGACTTATCCACGAAACCGCCCAGGTATCCTCGCTTGATGAGTTTCTCTATTTCTGCTCGCAGGACAAAACAATCTTCTGTGGTATGACCTTTGTCCTTGTGGAAACGACAATACTTGTCAGATTGTTGTCTTTTCGAGTTCTCTTTCATAGGGCGAGGGGGCTGCAAAAGACCTTGCTTTTCGGCTACCACTAGTATGTCTGTCAAGCGTGAGTTCAGCGGGATGTGCTGGAGATGAGGACTCTGAGTTACCTGCCTTTCTTCCTTCTTGACCCCGAATTTCTcattttctctctttctttttacaAGATAACGAGGTTCTACTGCTTCTTCGATGCGTATGTACTTTTCTGCTCTTTCAAGTAATTCTTCCAAAGTGTTAGGGGGTTTTCCCGCTATTGACTCTTTGAATCTCCGGTGACGAAGGTTTTGCTGCATGATTCCTGCCAGTAAATCGTGATTGACGTACGGGACCTCATGAACGGCCTGAGTGAATCGCTGTACGAACTCTCTCAGGCTCTCTCCCTCTCTCTGGACTATGGTGAACAAATAAGACGCTGTCTTGGGATACTTCCTATTAATGGAGAATTGTTGAAGAAAACGTCTGGTGAGTTCATCCAGGCTGCCTACTGTCCCTGGGGGTAGCTTGTTGAACCAAGTAAGGGCCTGTCCTGATAGGGTAGTTCGAAAGATTTTACAGTAAGCAGCGTCGCTGATGTCATAAAGGTCTGCTTTTGCATAAAATTTGTCGAGGTGATCTTGCGGATCCCCTTCTCCTTTATACTCAGGTAGGTTTGATATCTTTAATCCAACCGACAGCATTTCCGCTAGTACAGCTGTGGTGAAAGGGCTTCGTCGTGCAGGTGAAAATGCCATTGCAACCTCTTCTCCTCTCTTGGCGCGGAGTTTCTGACAGGATGGAGGTGCCTGGCTATGAGCTTCGTCATCTTGGAGTGCAGTCCCCTTCTTTAGGTTTGTCGGTGGCACGTTGTTGGTCCCGactacctctctctctggtaAGACTCTCTCTGAACGATGCGAATGGGCTCCTTCGCcgtgtgctcccctgttctcgCTGTGCTGTTGCCGAGCTGCGAGGTACCGCTCCACGGCTTCGGCTGCAGCCCTAGAAGCTGCTTCCTCCATCAATGCCTTCAGAACCTCGGACGTGATCAGGAACTCCTCCTGCTGCGGTCGAGCTGGAGGAGGGCGTCCATGCTCTTCTTGGGCATCATGGGTCGTACGCGATCGTGTTTGCATTCTCAGTGATCAGGTGGCaggttcccacagacggcgccaaacTGATGCAGTACAAAATTCAGGTGATCAGTCTATCCGGGTGGACACGCTGTTATGAGAGAATAACCCGCACTCCAGTGTCCGCAGCAGAAAATACTAGGGTCGCCACCTGTGTCACGAAACGAGATTAGAGGTATCGCGAGATACCCAACAAAAATCCTCCACTCTCGAATTAGCAAACACCCCCAAAATATGTACTCTCAAAAGTTAGATACTTATGGAGCATATGATGAGATAATGTCCTCCCAAAATGGTGAGATAGCTCATATTTATAGGCTCTTTTGATGTACCATGGGCTTTCTATTGGGCCTAATCCTCAATCAATGGCCCAATCCAATCTTTACAACACTAATCACTTAACTTATAAAAATAAACCAACTTATAGATTAATACCTATCAATTTTGATAACGAGATCACCTACTCCAGTAACTCCGACATCCCGCCATAATGATtggaaaagttttttttttttttttaaatataacagGTATATGATTTCATTCAAATTTCTGCAAATTAGTAATAATCTTTTCCCTAAGATTGGATTTGTGGTTTTCACCGGGAAACATTGTGACTTAAAATCGTATTATTAATTACTATATCCactaaaagaaaatatattcaatAGGACCAATATTTTaggtcaaaatatttaattgtttgattatttaaaattcaaatatagGAATTATCAATTTCGACGAGATAAAGAAAAGACAAGAAAAGTAtagcaacacaaaaaaaatacGCACATAATCCTAATAAAATTGAACCTGGTTTTATGTTTTGGAGAGGAAGAAAATGAAAGCACGCATCGCTTTAGCGGAGTGGACAACCAAGACTCGTCATTTTCACTTCGGAATGTAATTTCAAATGCCACATTCATGTGAAAGTTACATCCATAGTCTAAGATCCACTACTTCATTAGATTTCCAAAAGAAAGTTATCGATGCATCATAAAGAGCCATGCTAGCCTCTATTGTATCATATTTCTAACTAAACAATTAGCTTCTTTATTGATGTGATCGGGTGAAAATGGGTGTGAGATGCATGAGTAATTTCACCGGGTCGAGTTTGTGAAAATGATACGAAATAAGAGCCTAGTGACATGTGTCCAAACCAGATGTTTCTTCTTCCCAGAAAAATCAGTATTGATCTGTAAACACGAAGATAACCACGTGAATGAGCACCAGAGAGATGTCCGACGTGACCATTTTGGTGCTAAAGTCAGCAGGTGGGTGAGAAAAAAAGCTATGTAGCAAAGAGAAAAATGCTTTAGTAATGGTTTGGGCAAGATAtatacatgaatgaatgttttaaatttgatcaaacctgatatttatagtaaGAAAGTCAATGCTTACCTTGTTTTTAGTGTCCACTTACTAATTATGGCAAGATGGTTGCTCATACCTTACTTTCCGATAACTTTTCTGACACGCCAAATCCATGTGATTCTGACAGTAATGATTACCAAAATAAGGAATCACATACTTGCGCACTCGAGTGCGGTGCTACTATCGAGTTAACCTGGGTAGATTGCCATTATCTGAGAACTTGTCTGAAATCCCGGGCTTCTCGTAGCTCGAGGTATATGCACAGTTGCTAATAGCCCTAGGAGATGATGTCTCTGGCATATTTTGCATGTTATCTGTCAGATTGGCTCAAAACTTCTCATAACATGATCAATGACCCGAGATCAACTGGTACCGATGACCCGGGCCTCTCCGGGGGTATCATCACTCAATCTTTAAATAGTCGAGCTAGAGTCATACTCGTTGTCCCGATTAGTCATGCTTAGACTCcaccaaaaaaaataattaattcttgCTATAAAAACGTcggggcctcatgtctcccggACTTAAGATAAGGTGCCATGGCTTCATGCCTCCCGGGATTAAAAATTTACTGGGGCCTCATGCCATGGACATGCCTGATATATGCCCTTAGAGTTTCTTCAGGGATCTGCTTTACCTCAAACAGGCTAAAAATTGTTTTCTTGTATTTCTTTCTGATGCTAAAATGGTGTGAGAATAATTTCTAAAAATCTTTGAAAGACTGAATACTCCGAGAGGACAGTCCTTCAAACCATATTTGTGCCAAGTCAACCAGAGTAGTCAAGAATACTTTACAGTTGATCCCGTCTTCATAACAGTGTAATATAGCCATATTTTCAATCCGGGAGAGGTGTTCTTCCAGGTCAGAACTCCCAtcgtattttttttatctttgtaGATTTAAAATGCCCTCGTAGAGGCTCGCTAATGATGACATCAGAAAAAGGACATCCATTCGCCATCACCCGAGTACTGTCCCAATCACCAACTTGCCCCTTCAAAACCTTCACTTTCCTACTTAACTCTTCCAGTTCTTCCGCTACAGTAGGGGATTTAGAACCAGCACTTGACTTCTTTTCCTCCACCCCTCCATCCTCTCCTCTGCCCTCTTTCTCCCTCTCCTGCTCACGCTCTGGCTGCGTAGAATGATGGGAAGGAGCCCTCTTTGCCATGGATTTCTCGACGACATCGGATACAATATGGGCCAATTCTTCGAGTGATAAGGTAATTGTGGACTGAGGGCCAGTGAGTGGCGGGCCAACTTGACCAGAGAGAGGTGGGTCACCTCCAGGAACTTGAGATCTTTCTTGGTTTGTTCTTCTGGTAGGAGCCATATCCACGTCTTGAACCCAAACTCCCAAAGACGACACCAATGATGTGACCGGGTGAAACTGGGTGTGAGATGCGTGGGCAAAATCACCGGATCGGATTGTGAAAATTATAAGGAATAAGAGCCTAGTGAGATGTGTCCAAACCAGAGGTTTCTTCTTCCCCAAAAAACAATATTGACATGTAAGCACGAAgataaccacgtgaatgggcaCCGGAGGGATGTCCGGAGTGAGTACTTCGGTGCTAAAGTCAGCAGTTTGGTGAGAAAAAGCTA
It encodes:
- the LOC140840888 gene encoding uncharacterized protein, whose protein sequence is MQTRSRTTHDAQEEHGRPPPARPQQEEFLITSEVLKALMEEAASRAAAEAVERYLAARQQHSENRGAHGEGAHSHRSERVLPEREVVGTNNVPPTNLKKGTALQDDEAHSQAPPSCQKLRAKRGEEVAMAFSPARRSPFTTAVLAEMLSVGLKISNLPEYKGEGDPQDHLDKFYAKADLYDISDAAYCKIFRTTLSGQALTWFNKLPPGTVGSLDELTRRFLQQFSINRKYPKTASYLFTIVQREGESLREFVQRFTQAVHEVPYVNHDLLAGIMQQNLRHRRFKESIAGKPPNTLEELLERAEKYIRIEEAVEPRYLVKRKRENEKFGVKKEERQVTQSPHLQHIPLNSRLTDILVVAEKQGLLQPPRPMKENSKRQQSDKYCRFHKDKGHTTEDCFVLRAEIEKLIKRGYLGGFVDKSRNQQGSKRPEFQRKSSPLRGNNDQGKRPESIEENLPTGGIIAVISGGPACGDSNRARKTLIRAALQELPSTTSTKSHTVLEIVQSKKGMVFSESDLEFPRGEHNDALVISATISNFWMRKILVDSGSSADIIFYSAFVRLGIDNAQIAPVNTPLVGFAGEVVEALGEVVLPLSLGSYPLRTTKMVKFLVVKSLSAYNIILGRPSLNLFQAIGSTYHMKLKFPTPEGIGEATGDSRLARECHAITLQGTESHRKRQAAPKDSSPKSKQS